The following is a genomic window from Streptomyces sp. BHT-5-2.
AGGGCGGCGGCCGTGGCTTCTTCGGCGGTGGCGGCGGCTGGCCGTTCGAGTTCGGCGGCAACCAGTACAACGGCGACACCGGCTCGTCCAAGACCACCTACAAGGCGATACAGACCGACGCCGCGCTCAACCCGGGCAACTCCGGCGGCGCCCTGATCAACATGCAGGGGCAGATCATCGGCATCAACTCGGCCATGTACTCGCCGAGTTCGTCGGACAGCAGCCAGGCGGGCAGCGTCGGCCTCGGCTTCGCCATCCCGATCAACACCGTCAAGGCCGACCTCGACACGCTGCGCAGCGGCGGCAACGGCGGGAACAGCGGGGTCTGAGCAGGGCCGGGCGGGCCTCCGGCCGGGGGCGCCGCCGGGCGGTGGAGAACCGCGGAGGGTTTTCCACAGGGCGTCCGTCCGCGCGGCATCCGTGTCAGGCTGAAGCCAGCAGCACAGGTCCAGCCGGCCGTCAGCAACGTCATCCGAGGTAGTCACGCACATGAGCCCCGCCGAGCACGGTGATCACCCCGCCCGCATCCTGATCGTCGACGACGAGCCCGCGGTCCGCGAGGCGCTCCAGCGCTCCCTCGCCTTCGAGGGGTACGGCACCGAGCAGGCCGTCGACGGACTGGACGCGGTGGAGAAGGTCGCCGCCTACGACCCCGAACTCATCGTGCTGGACGTGCTGATGCCCCGGATGGACGGACTGACCGCCGCCCGCCGGCTGCGGGCGAGCGGGGTGACCGTGCCGATCCTGATGCTGACCGCGCGGGACACCGTCGGTGACCGCGTCACCGGCCTCGACGCCGGCGCCGACGACTACCTCGTCAAACCCTTCGAGCTGGACGAGCTGCTGGCCCGGATCCGCGCCCTGCTGCGCCGCAGCGCGTACGCGGCGGCCGGCACCGCCCGGCCCGACGAGAGCGAGCTCCTGGGCTTCGCCGATCTGCGGATGAATCTCGCCACCCGCGAGGTGACCCGCGGCAACCGCCCGGTCGACCTGACCCGCACCGAGTTCACGCTCCTGGAGATGTTCCTGGCCCACCCCCGGCAGGTCCTCACCCGCGAGCAGATCCTCAAGGCCGTCTGGGGCTTCGACTTCGAACCGACCTCCAACTCCCTGGACGTGTACGTGATGTACCTCCGCCGCAAGACGGAGGCGGGCGGCGAGCCGCGGCTGGTCCACACCGTGCGCGGGGTGGGCTACGTCCTGCGGCTGGGGGGCGGTGCGGAATGAGCGGCACCGGCGACGCCCACCCGGCGCACGGCCGACCGATGGACGGGCAGGAGACGGACGGGCCGGCGGCCCACGAGCAGGCGGCCCACGGGCCGGCGGCCCACGGCCACCCGGCGCAGGGCCATGACGACCACGAGGCGCACGGCGTGCCCGGTGGGGAGACCTCGCCCCCGACGGGCGGCGTGCCCGGGCTGACGCGGTTCCGTCAGCTGCCGCTGCGCTCCCGGCTGTCGCTGCTCATCGCGGTCGCGGTGGCCTTCGCGGTGGCGCTGTCGGCCGCCGCCTGCTGGCTGATCACCCGCGACCGGCTCACCGAGCAGCTCGACACCACCCTCAGCACGGTCGACGTCCCCGGCGACTACGTCCAGGCGCTCGGCGCCCGCTGCGCCGGCACCCCGCTCAACGTCCGCTTCCAGCCCACCCCGTACACCATCCAGCTCGTCACCCCCTCCGGCTACGTCTGCACCTCGCCGAACAAGCAGCCCATCCCCGCCCAGCGGGCGGACGAGGCGGTCGCCGACGGCCGGCTGGCCAGCGCCGTCCACACCACCAAGGACGAGAACGGCACCCCGATGCGGGTCTCGACCGTCCCCTACCGCGGCCCGCTCACCGACATCCAGGGCAACCGGCTGGCGGTCTCCGTCGCCGCGCCGATGGACCAGGTCACCGACCCGCTCAACCAGCTCGCGCTGGTGCTGCTGGTCGTCGCCGGGGTCGGGGTGCTGGGCGCGGCGACGGCCGGGCTGTGGGTGGCCAGGGCGGCGCTGAAGCCCGTCGACCGGCTGACCGCCGCCGTGGAGCACGTCGCCCGCACTCAGGACCTCGCCATCCGCATCCCCACCGACGGCGAGGACGAGATCGCCCGCCTCTCCCGGTCGTTCAACGCGATGACCGCCGCGCTGGCCGCCTCCCGCGACCTCCAGCAGCAGCTGATCGCCGACGCCGGCCACGAGCTGCGCACGCCCCTGACGTCGCTGCGGACCAACATCGACCTCCTGGAGCGCAGCGAGCGCTCCGGCCGCCCGATCCCGGCCGCCGACAAGGAGGCCCTGCTCGCCTCGGTGAAGGCCCAGATGGGGGAGCTGGCGGCGCTCATCGGCGACCTCCAGGTCCTCTCCCGCCCACCGGAGACGGGCACCGCCGGCGGCACGGCGGCCGTCCGGGTGGTCGCCCTCCACGACATCGTCGGCACCGCGCTCGAACGAGCCAGGCTGCGTGGCCCCTCGCTCACCCTCACCGCCGACCTCGACCCCTGGTACGTCCGCGCCGAACCGCCCGCACTGGAGCGCGCGGTGGTCAACCTCCTCGACAACGCGGTGAAGTTCAGCCCCTCCGGCGGCACGGTCGAGATCCGGCTGACGGGCGGCGCGCTGACCGTCCGGGACCACGGCCCCGGCATCCCGCCCGAGGAACTCCCGCACGTCTTCGAGCGCTTCTGGCGCTCCCCGTCCGCCCGCAGCCTGCCCGGCAGCGGTCTGGGCCTGTCGATCGTGGCCCGCACGGCCGAGCAGGCCGGCGGCGGCGTACGCCTGCGCAACGCCCCCGGCGGCGGCACGGAGGCCCTGCTGACGATGCCGGGCGCGCCCACCCCGCCGCCGGACATACCGGGACGGGACGACGCGGGAGGCGAAGGGACGCCGCCCGGGCAGTTCCCCGGGCAGCCCCCCGAGCGGTGACGCCCCGGCCGGCTACTTCGCGGGTGCCTTCTCCGCCGTCCTGCCCTTGGCCGCGTCGCCGAACGGCAGGTCGGTGCCGGTCAGGTCGGCGTGGATGCCGTCGCTCTCCACGGTGATGTTGCGCAGCCGCACATCCCCCGGCGTCTTCGGAAGCTGGAAGGAGAGCGCCAGCCGGTCCGCGAGCTGAGGTTTCGTCAGGCCGGTGAGGGCGCCGAGCACCTTCGCGTCGATGCCGACCTTCTGGAGCAGCCAGGGGTGGTCCATGACCACGTCGACGAGGTTGACCTGCATCAGCTGGTGGACGAAGTGCGGCGAGCCGATCAGGTCGTGCAGCTTGTCGTCGCTGCGCAGGGCGTCGTCGAGGTACTCCTTGGGGATGCCGATCCGCTGGGCGATCGCCGGAATGCTGAGCATCGCCTTGACCTTGGCGGCCTGCCGGCTCAGCTCCGCGGCGCCCTTCCGGGTCAGCCGCAGGCCCTCCTCCTCGCCGGTGCCCGGCCGGTAGATCGCCATGTCGCCGATGTCCAGCCGCATCTGCCCGATCTCGGTGGAGATCCCCCGGTCGCCGATGCGCCGGATGCGCGCCTCGGCCCGTACGCGCAGGGTGTGCCCCGCGATGGGCAGCCGGCCGTCGGCGCGCACCCCGTTGGCCCCCAGCGCGCTGAACTTCACCTGGGAGGCGCCCAGTTCGCGGTTCATGTCGTCGAAGGCGAGCAGCACGCTGCCGTGCATCTGGCCGATGGTGGCGCCCTTGATGGCGCTCGGCAGATCGCCGTCGAGCCGGATGTCCCGCGCCGTGGCCGCCACTTTCGCCAGCGAGACCCGGTCCGCCGCGACGTCCGGGATCACCACGTCGACCTGGTCCAGCCGCTTGTCGAAGACCTGGGTGAGGAACGGGAAGCCGTGGATGTCCACCTCGGGCCGGGCGTGCAGGTGCAGGGCCGTCTTCACCTGCTCCTCGGCCTTGTTCTGCGCGTACAGCACGGCGAACCGGTCGCCGAGCGCGAGCACCCCCGCGCAGGCGGCCAGCGCGACCAGCGCCTTGATGGTGCGCGGGACGGCGGCGAAGCGGCTGACGCCCCGCTTCAGCTTCCGGTGGTTCGGGGGCGACCAGGTGTCGTCCTCGTCGTCCGAGCGCAGGCCCAGCCCCAGCGGATCGTCGTCGGTGGCACGGTCGGCGAAACGGCCGCTCCCGTGAGGTGACGGGTCGTAACCCGCCGTGTTCCCCGACCCGTTGTGGCCGCCACGTACGTCGTAGCCGCCCTGACCGTCGTAGCTGCCGCGACCGTCATAGCCGTCGTGACGGTCGTGGCTGCCGTGACTGTCATAGCCGTCGTCACGGCCGTCATGGCTGTCCTGGCCGTACGCACCCGGCTCCGGGTCGGCGAGTGCGGCCAGATCCGCGTACGGATTGGCCGGGCCGACCTGCGGGAGTTCTCTGGTGTCGCCCTGCGGATGCGCTCCGAAGCCGTCCTGCTGCGGTCTGTGCGGATGCCCGGCTATGTGGGGCTGGTCGCCGGCCTCGGAAGCGGAGGCGGCCGGGCGTGCCGCTGGGGACGAGGGTGACGACATGCGGGTGGGGGTTCGCATCAGCACATCCCACCATGAGCGGCACCCGGCAGCGCAAGTCATGCTCACGGAATGTGAGGAACGCGAAAGACGTCCGGCCGTCCTTGGCGAAATCTTGCCGCGCTCTTGTGCCCCGCTGAACTACCGTCACTGAACCACCGTCGATCTTGACCGACACCCCGGCGGGCTTCCGCCGCCATCTTCGCGCCCCTCTGGAGGAGCCCGTGATCGTCGTCACCGGAGCAACCGGCAATATCGGCCGCCGTCTTGTGGACCGCCTGCTGGAGGAGGGCGTCGCGGTCCGCGCCCTCACCAGGGACCCCGCCCGTGCCGCCCTCCCCGACCGGGCCGAGGTGGTCCGCGCCGACCTCGCCGAGGACACCGACCTCGCCCCGCTCCTGGCCGGTGCCGACGCCCTCTTCCTCAACCTCGCGGCCGGCGGCGCCGAGTCCGCGCAGCGGCTGATCGACGCCGCCGTGCGGGCGAACGTCCCCCGCATCGTCCTCAACTCCTCCCAGGGGGTGAGCGACACACCCGCCGACGAGACCAACTTCATCTCCCGTATGCACGCCACCGTGGAGCGCGCGGTCCGCGCGTCCGGCGTGGAGTGGACCTTCCTGCGCGGCGGCAACTACGCCACCAACGCGCTCGGCTGGGCCCCGGCGATCCGCGCGACCGGCGTGGTCCGCGACGCGCACCCGGACGCCCAGGGTGCGCCGGTCCACGAGGCCGACCTCGCGGACGTCGCCGCCGTCGCCCTCCTGGACCGCACCGGCGCCCACGTCCACCGCATCCACCGCCTCACCGGCCCCGAGGTGCTCACCAACGCCCAGCAGGTCGCCGTCATCGCCGAGGCCGTCGGCCGCCCCGTGCGCATCGAGCGGATCTCGGAGGAGGAGGCCGCGGAGGCGATGGCCGGCCCGCACTTCCCGCTGGCGGCCGCCCGCGAACTCGTCGGCCTCTTCGGCTCGACGGTGGACGCCCCGGCCTTCCCGGTGACCGACACGGTCGAACGCGTCACCGGCCGCCCGGCCCGCACCTTCGCCCAGTGGGCCCGGGACCACGCGGCGGACTTCTCCTGACGGCGACGCCCGGTTGTTCTTCGCCGGGTACACGAACTACTTCCTGTGGACGCCGCAGCAGCCCGCGTTCGCGGCGACGTTGCGTTGCCGCACCTGAAGCGGTACGAGTCGGGCGGGATGCCCGACCGGTTCGTGGAGCACGCGGAGGAACTGTGGGCGGGGGCGGCGGCGGTGTGACCTCGATGCCTGGAAGAGCCGTCGTGCGGCCGTGAGGGTCGTTCGTACCGTTTTCGCGGCTGACGCCCTCCGTGTGGTCGTGGTGTACGCGGCCATACAGGAGGGTGCGGGCCCCGGTCCCGATCGGGCCACGTTCGGGTATGGGCGGGGCCATGAACGTAAAGCGCAGCCCAATCCCGTATCCGGGACCCGTTAAAGATCCTTTCCCTGCCGTGGCTCCCGGCGTACTCCTGAAGCCTTGTGTGTGATCGGACGGGGGGAGCGGGATGAGCGGGCAGTTCGGCGTCGAGCCGACGGCACTGACGGATCTGGCGGACAAGTTCGACCTGCAGGCGACGGATCTGGACGGCCCGATCCGTTCCTTCGCGGCGACGTCGGCGGAGGTCGGGGAGGCGTTCGGGATCCTCGGTGCCTGCGACGGCGCGATGGAGAAGTACCAGACGCTGCTGAGCAGCACGATCAAGGCGCTGGGTCAGCTGCCCCAGGTGCTCAACAGTGACGCCGACCGGCTGCGGATCAACGCGTCCCAGTACGCGGAGGCGGACCAGGCGGCCGTCGGCCACCTCCAGGCCGTGCCCCGTTACCAGGCGGTGTGACGGTGAGCGTCAACAGCTGGATCGACGGCAAGGTCCTGGAGATCCTCCAGGCGTTCGGTGTGGAGTTGCCCGGCGGCAACGGCGACACGCTTCGCGAGATCGCCCGCGGCTGGGACGCCATGGGCAATGACCTGACCAAGGTCGTAGGGGCTCTCGACCGCGCCGTCGACGGCGTCGACAAGCAGGGCTGGCACGGCGCGGCCCGGGACGCCTTCGAGAAGCACTGGCAGGACCAGAAGAAGACCGTCACCGACGTCGCGAACAACTTCCACCATGTCGCGGACGGGCTGCGGGAGTTCGCCGGCGAGATCGACAAGATCAACGAAGAGATCATCGACATCTGCGTGCAGATCGCCGAGATGGAGGTGCTCGGCGCCGCGCTGTCCGTGTTCACCGGATTTCTCTCCGACCTCGTCGCCAACACGGCCGTCGCCGCGAAGGTCGCCAAGGTCGTGGACCTGGTGAAGCTGTTCACCTCGGCGGCCGAGAAGGTGGCGGCGCTGCTGGAGCGCTTCGGCGGCATGAGCGCGGAGACCGCGGCGACGTTGGAGAAGATGCTCACCGCGGTGGCCCGGATCGGCGGCAAGTTCCTCATGAAGGGCGCGGAGAGCTTCGCCACGAACTTCGTCGCCGACTCGGGCAGCATGATGATCAACCAGGCGCTCACCGGTCAGCCGGTGACGGTGGGCAAGGATTTCAAGACCGCCGGCAAGGAAGCCGCGGGCACAGCCGTGTTCACCGCCGGCGGAGCGTCGTTTGCGGAGGGTGCGAAGCTGACGGGCGCGGTCGGCAAAGTGCTCAGCGGTGAGGGCCGGGCGGGCAACACCGTCAATGGTGCGTTCGGCAATGTGGTCGGCGGTCTCACCGCCGATTTGACGGACGACGAGAAGGGCGGTGCGGACACCGTGTGGGATGTGGGGACGAACGCCGTCACCGGTGCCCTCGGAAACCACGCCGGCGACCGCCTTCTCGGCGGCATGGAGGGGCACAGCCTCGGCGGCGAGAACGTTGCCGAACACCACAGGTTCAAGGACACGATGTACCGGGACGGCTTCGGCACCGGACTCAACACGGCGATCTACGAAGGCGGCGGCGGGATCGAGTCCGACCTCCAGGGCCTCGACAAGGACATGGACGAAGCCGAGAAGGAGGCGGGTTAGGCCGTGCTCCAAGAGGCCGGCACCGTGATCCTGGCCGGGGTCGCGCACATCCCGAAACACGATCCTGGCTGGGGCGGCACGTTCCAGTTGCTCCTGGGGTTCTTCGTCGGGTGCCCGATCACCGTTGCCGGTGTCTACCTGACCGTCGGCCTCTGGCGCGTCAAGGAAGGGAAGACCTGGTTCAACCATCTGTTCGGGCCGCTGGTCTTCGTCATCGGTCTGGCCGTCGCCGTCCCCTGTTTCGGCTTCGCCTTCCACCTGCTGTGACGCGTGTGCCGACCGCGGCGGCCCCGGCCGCCCGCCGCACGGGCGGACGGCCGGGGCCGTAGGTGTGGGGACGGGCGACCCGAACGGCCGCCCGCAGGCGGCTACTTCACCACCGTGATCCGATCGGCCTTCGGCGGGGCGAGGGGGTTGGTCGGGGACGAGTGGGCCGTCAGGTAGGCGGTGAGGGCGTCCAGGTCGGAGGGGCCGACGTACTTGTGGGTGCCCTGCTTCAGCGCGGGGAAGCCGTCGCCGCCACCGGCCAGGAACTCGTTCATGGCGACCCGGTAGGTCTTGGCGGGGTCCAGGGCGGCGCCGTCGAGCCTGACCGAGTCGGCGACGACGCGGGCGGCGCCGGTCCTGGTCATGTCGAGGGTGTAGGTGAGGCCCTCGGAGATCTGGAGGATCTTGGGGGACGCCTCGTTGGGGCCGCTGACCTGCTGCTGGAGGGCGGTCAGGAGCTGGGCGCCGGTCAGGTCCACGACGTTGGTCATGTTGGTGAACGGCTGGACGGTGAACGCCTCGCCGTAGGTGACGACGCCGTCGCCCTCGTTGCCCGACGCCTTGTACGCGAGGTCGGAGCGGATGCCGCCGGGGTTCATCAGGGCGAGTTGGGCGCCGCCCTTGTCGGGGGCCCTGGTGGCGGCCCGTTGGGCGTCGGCGACGAGGTCGCCGAGGGGCTCCTCGGGGGTGCCGGCGCCGCGGCCGTTGATGTCGGCGGAGATGTACCCGACCGGCTTGTTCGCCACAGGCGCGGCCAGCTTGTTCCAGCGGGCGATCAGGGACGTCATGTCCGCGGCCTTGGGCCCGGTGCGGTCGACGACGTGGTTGGCGGCGTGCGGGCCGTGGACCGCCGTGCGCACGATGTCGTGGGTGCGGCGGTCGTAGGTGAGCGTGGTGTCGGTGTAGAGCCGGCCGTAGGAGGCGGCGGAGGTGACCGTGCGGGGGTGGCCGGCCGGGTCCGGGATGGTGCAGGTGTAGGACTGGTGGGTGTGGCCGGTGACCAGGGCGTCGACCTTGGGGGTGACGTGCTTGGCGATGTCGACGATCGGGCCCGAGATGCCTGCGCCCGGGCCGGGGCTGTCGCAGTCGTAGTTGTACGACGTGGAGGCGGGCATGCCGCCCTCGTGGATCAGGGCGACGATCGCCTTGACGCCCTGGCGGTCGAGGATCTTGGCGTACTTGTTGATCGTCTCGACCTCGCCGTGGAAGGTCAGACCCTTGACGCCGTCGGCGTTGACGATGTCCGGTGTGCCCTTGAGCGTCACGCCGATGAAGCCGATCTTGACGCCCTTGTGCTGCCAGACCGTGTACGGCTTGAGGATCGGCTTGCCGGTCCGGTCGTCGGTGACGTTGGCGGCGAGGTAGGGGAAGTCGGCGCCCTTGAAGGTCTTCCCCTTCTCGTAGCAGCCGTCCTTGGGGTGGCAGCCGCCGCGCTGCATCCGGGTCAACTCGGCCCGGCCCTCGTCGAATTCGTGGTTGCCGACGGAGGTGACGTCGAGGCCGAGCCTGTTCATCGCCTCGATGGTCGGCTCGTCGTGGAAGAGGCCGGAGAGCAGCGGGCTGGCGCCGATGAGGTCGCCGGCCGCCGCGGTGACGGAGTACGGGTGGCCCTTGCGGGCGGTGCGGAGGGACTGCGCCAGGTACTCGACGCCGCCGGCCGGGATCGTCTTCCGGGACCCGTCGGCCTGGAGCTGCTCGACGGTGCCGGAGGAGCCCTGCGGCGGTTCGAGGTTGCCGTGGAAGTCGTTGAAGGAGAGCAGCTGGACGTCGACCGTGCCGGCCGGGCGGTGGGCGCGGCCGCTGTCGGCGCCGGCGGGCCCGGCGGTGGCAGCAGGGGTCGCGGCGTAAGCCGCTCCAGTGGAGCCGGTGCTTGCAACGGGGCCCGCGGCGGTGGCGAGCACGGCGGCGCCGGCCGCCAATCTGCGGGCGAGACCGTGGCGTTGGGATGTCGGTGGCATGGTTCCCCTCCGTTGATGCTGCTGAGCGGGGGCAGCATATTGTCGACGCGCGTAGCGGAACAGGGGCGGCGGCTCACGGCCCGGTGGCCGGGCGGTGGCGATGCGGGGCGCGGCGGGCGTCCGCGCCGCCTCCATGACGCCGCGGCAGCGTCGTACGCTTCAGGCATGACTGACGCTGCACAGGAGATGGGCCGGGCCGGACGCAGGATCCAGGTGGTCGACGAGCTCGCGCCGGAAGGGGCCGCGGCCGTCCTCGAACTGATCGAACGGGCCGCGCGGACGGACGGGCAGCCGGCCGTGTCCGAGCAGGGACGGCTCCAGCTGCGGGGCGGCCGGCGGGTGGGCGTACGGCATCTGCTGGTGTATGCGCCGGGAGAGAGCGGTGAGGAGCTGGTCGGTTACGGGCAGCTGGAGGACACCGACCCGGTGGAGGCGCCGGCCGCCGAACTGGTCGTCCACCCGGGGTACCGCGGCCGCGGCCACGGCCGGGCGCTCGGCGGCGAGCTGCTGGTCCAGTCCGGGCGCCGGTTGCGGGTGTGGGCGCACGGCGGGCACCCGGCCGCCCGGCATCTGGCGCAGACGCTGGGCCTGACGATGTTCCGCGAGCTGCGGCAGATGCGGCGGCCGCTGGCCGACCTCGACCTGTCGGAGCCGGTGCTCCCGGAGGGGGTGACGGTGCGGACGTTCCAGCCGGACGGCGACGACGCGGCCTGGTTGGAGGTCAACGCCGAGGCTTTCGCGCACCATCCCGAGCAGGGCTCGCTGACCCAGCGCGACCTCGACGACCGCAAGGCCGAGCCGTGGTTCGACCCCAAGGGCTTCTTCCTCGCCGAGCGGGACGGCCGGCTGGTCGGCTTCCACTGGACGAAGGTGCACGCCGAAGAGGGCCTGGGCGAGGTGTACGTCCTCGGGGTGCGGCCGGGCGCGCAGGGCGGCGGCCTGGGCAAGGCGCTGACCTCGATCGGGCTGCGGCACCTGGCGGCGCAGGGGCTGGCCACCGCGATGCTCTACGTGGACGCGGACAACGCGGCCGCGGTGACGGTGTACGAGCGGCTGGGGTTCGAGACGCACGAGACGGACCTGATGTACCGGTCGGAGACGTGATCCCGGGGGCGGGGCGGTCGGGGGCGGTGTCGGCCGCCGCCCCGCCGTCGGCACACCGCCGTCATGCCTCCCGGGCCCGCTGTCCCTGGGGCTGCTGCTCCTGCTGGTGCCCCGGCTCCCGCCGGTGCTCCTGTTTCCGCTGGTCGTGCCACTCGCGCGCCAGCATCGCGTAGATCACCTCGTCGCTCCACCCGCCGTCCAGGAACTCGTTCTCCCGCAGATGGCCCTCGCGGCGCATGCCCAGGCGCTCCAGCAGCCGGGCGGAGGCGGTGTTGCGGCCGTCCAACTCGGCCTGGATCCGGTGCAGTCCGAGCTCCTCGAAGCCCAGCCTCAGCAGCGCGCGGGCGGCCTCGGTGGCGTAGCCGTGGCCGGCGTGGTCGGGGTTGAAGACGTAGCCGATGCGGCCCTGGCGGTGCTCGCGGCGCGTGTAGACGAACGTCACGTCGCCGACCAGCGTGTGGGTCTCCCGCAGCACGACGGCGAGCTGGAGGAAGTCGCCGGACTCGCGCAGCGTGGTGCGGGTCGCCTTCTCGGCGACGAAGGCGCGGGAGGCGGCCTCGTCGTGCGGGCCTCCGTAGAGGTAACGGCAGACCTCGGGGCGGCGCCGGTAGGCGTGGACGGCATCGAAGTCGTCGTGGCGCACCGGGCGGAGGTCCAGGCGCTCGGTCCGCAGCGGGTAGTCGGGGGTGAACGGGAGCGGTGGCAGCGGGGGTATGGAGGACGTGGAAGGTCTGAGCACGCGCTCAGCGTAGGCAGCGGGCGTGGACGGCGCAGCGGACTTTCCCGGATGCGGCCGTGGCATCGGTCCGACTTCCGATTCCGATGCTTTGCCCGCATTGGCGGCTGTGAAGATCGTCGAGGGGCGGGCCGGCCGGGCGGCACCTGGGAGTGGTGTCCCGCTTGCCCGGTCGCCATGTCCTCGTTACCAGCGGTTCAACATCAGTTGCAAGCATCACTGAATGCAGCCCGCTGTGCCGAACGTCCCCAGTCCGCGGCTCGAAGTCGCGCCGCCGCCCTCTGGCGCGCCTGGAAGCGCCCGAGCGCGGAAGAATAAGGACATGAAGCAGCAGCGCAGCGCTCAGGCCCCGGCCCAGCCCGAGATGCCCGCCCAGGAACCGCCGAGGGCGGCAGGTTCTGCGATGCCGCAGCCCCCGGTGCAGCAGCCCCCGGTGCAGCAGCCGTCCGTGGGCTCGATCGCCGCGCACCGCCCGCACGCCGTCCGGCGCGCCGTCTCCGGGCTGGAACCCGACCTGGACGCCGATCCGGACGCGTACGACGACCACGGCGTCCCGGGTGCGAACGGCGAGGAACTGCCCAGCGGCCGCTTCCTGGACCGCGAGCGCAGCTGGCTGGGGTTCAACGAGCGGGTGCTGGAGCTGGCCGAGGACCCGGCCACCCCGCTCCTGGAACGCGCCAATTTCCTGGCGATCTTCGCCAGCAATCTGGACGAGTTCTTCATGGTCCGGGTCGCGGGCCTCAAGCGCCGGATCGCCACCGGCGTCGCCACCCGCTCGGCCTCCGGGCTCCAGCCCCGCGAGGTGCTGGACCAGATCTGGACGCGCTCCCGCGAGCTGATGGCGCGGCACGCCGCCTGCTTCCAGCAGGACGTCGCGCCGGAGCTGGCCGATCAGGGCATCCACCTGATCCGCTGGCCCGATCTGGCGGAGAAGGAGCAGGCCCGGCTGTTCACGCTGTTCCGGCAGCAGATCTTCCCGGTGCTCACGCCGCTGGCCGTGGACCCCGCGCACCCCTTCCCGTACATCTCCGGGCTGTCGCTGAATCTCGCGGTGGTCGTCCGCAATCCGGTCAGCGGGCATGATCACTTTGCGCGAGTGAAGGTTCCCCCGCTGCTCTCGCGCTTCCTGGAAGCGTCCCCGCAGCGCTACGTCCCCATCGAGGACGTGATCGCCGCCCACCTGGAGGAGCTGTTCCCGGGGATGGAGGTGCGGGCGCACCACATGTTCCGGGTGACCCGCAACGAGGACCTGGAGGTGGAGGAGGACGACGCCGAGAACCTCCTCCAGGCCCTGGAGAAGGAGCTGATGCGGCGGCGCTTCGGGCCGCCGGTCCGCCTGGAGGTCGAGGAGAGCATCGACCCGGCCGTGCTGGACCTGCTCGTCCAGGAGCTGAAGGTCTCCGAGGCCGAGGTCTACCCGCTGCCCGGGCCGCTCGACCTGACCGGCCTGTTCGGGATCGGGGCGCTGGACCGCCCGGAGCTGAAGTACCCCAAGTTCGTGGCGGGCACCCACCGCGACCTGGCCGAGGTGGAGTCGGCGTCCGCGCCCGACATCTTCGCCGCGCTGCGCAACCGCGACGTCCTGCTGCACCACCCCTACGACTCCTTCTCCACCTCCGTGCAGGCGTTCCTGGAGCAGGCCGCCGCCGACCCGAACGTGCTCGCCATCAAGCAGACCCTCTACCGCACCTCCGACCACTCCCCGATCGTCGACGCCCTGATAGACGCCGCGGAGTCCGGCAAGCAGGTGCTCGTCCTGGTGGAGATCAAGGCGCGCTTCGACGAACAGGCCAACATCAAGTGGGCCCGCAAGCTGGAGGAGTCCGGCTGCCATGTCGTCTACGGCCTGGTCGGGCTCAAGACCCACTGCAAGCTCTCCCTGGTGGTGCGCCAGGAGGGCGAGACCCTGCGCCGGTACTCCCACGTGGGCACCGGCAACTACCACCCCAAGACGGCCAGGCTGTACGAGGACCTCGGGCTGCTGACCGCGGACCCGCAGGTGGGAGCCGACCTCTCCGACCTCTTCAACCGCCTCAGCGGCTACTCCCGGCGGGAGACCTACCGTCGGCTGCTGGTGGCGCCCACGTCGCTGCGCGACGGGCTGGTCAAGCGGATCAACAAGGAGGCCGCGCACCACCGCGCCGGCCGCCCCGCCTACGTCCGGATCAAGGTCAACTCCATGGTCGACGAGGCGGTCATCGACGCGCTCTACCGGGCCTCGCAGGCCGGGGTGCCGGTCGACATCTGGGTGCGCGGCATCTGCGCGCTGCGCCCCGGGGTGCCCGGACTGAGCGAGACCATCCGGGTCCGCAGCATCCTCGGCCGCTTCCTGGAGCACTCCCGGGTCTTCGCCTTCGGCAACGGCGGCGAGCCCG
Proteins encoded in this region:
- a CDS encoding response regulator transcription factor, whose protein sequence is MSPAEHGDHPARILIVDDEPAVREALQRSLAFEGYGTEQAVDGLDAVEKVAAYDPELIVLDVLMPRMDGLTAARRLRASGVTVPILMLTARDTVGDRVTGLDAGADDYLVKPFELDELLARIRALLRRSAYAAAGTARPDESELLGFADLRMNLATREVTRGNRPVDLTRTEFTLLEMFLAHPRQVLTREQILKAVWGFDFEPTSNSLDVYVMYLRRKTEAGGEPRLVHTVRGVGYVLRLGGGAE
- a CDS encoding cell wall metabolism sensor histidine kinase WalK → MSGTGDAHPAHGRPMDGQETDGPAAHEQAAHGPAAHGHPAQGHDDHEAHGVPGGETSPPTGGVPGLTRFRQLPLRSRLSLLIAVAVAFAVALSAAACWLITRDRLTEQLDTTLSTVDVPGDYVQALGARCAGTPLNVRFQPTPYTIQLVTPSGYVCTSPNKQPIPAQRADEAVADGRLASAVHTTKDENGTPMRVSTVPYRGPLTDIQGNRLAVSVAAPMDQVTDPLNQLALVLLVVAGVGVLGAATAGLWVARAALKPVDRLTAAVEHVARTQDLAIRIPTDGEDEIARLSRSFNAMTAALAASRDLQQQLIADAGHELRTPLTSLRTNIDLLERSERSGRPIPAADKEALLASVKAQMGELAALIGDLQVLSRPPETGTAGGTAAVRVVALHDIVGTALERARLRGPSLTLTADLDPWYVRAEPPALERAVVNLLDNAVKFSPSGGTVEIRLTGGALTVRDHGPGIPPEELPHVFERFWRSPSARSLPGSGLGLSIVARTAEQAGGGVRLRNAPGGGTEALLTMPGAPTPPPDIPGRDDAGGEGTPPGQFPGQPPER
- a CDS encoding DUF2993 domain-containing protein, whose product is MRTPTRMSSPSSPAARPAASASEAGDQPHIAGHPHRPQQDGFGAHPQGDTRELPQVGPANPYADLAALADPEPGAYGQDSHDGRDDGYDSHGSHDRHDGYDGRGSYDGQGGYDVRGGHNGSGNTAGYDPSPHGSGRFADRATDDDPLGLGLRSDDEDDTWSPPNHRKLKRGVSRFAAVPRTIKALVALAACAGVLALGDRFAVLYAQNKAEEQVKTALHLHARPEVDIHGFPFLTQVFDKRLDQVDVVIPDVAADRVSLAKVAATARDIRLDGDLPSAIKGATIGQMHGSVLLAFDDMNRELGASQVKFSALGANGVRADGRLPIAGHTLRVRAEARIRRIGDRGISTEIGQMRLDIGDMAIYRPGTGEEEGLRLTRKGAAELSRQAAKVKAMLSIPAIAQRIGIPKEYLDDALRSDDKLHDLIGSPHFVHQLMQVNLVDVVMDHPWLLQKVGIDAKVLGALTGLTKPQLADRLALSFQLPKTPGDVRLRNITVESDGIHADLTGTDLPFGDAAKGRTAEKAPAK
- a CDS encoding NAD(P)H-binding protein, with translation MTDTPAGFRRHLRAPLEEPVIVVTGATGNIGRRLVDRLLEEGVAVRALTRDPARAALPDRAEVVRADLAEDTDLAPLLAGADALFLNLAAGGAESAQRLIDAAVRANVPRIVLNSSQGVSDTPADETNFISRMHATVERAVRASGVEWTFLRGGNYATNALGWAPAIRATGVVRDAHPDAQGAPVHEADLADVAAVALLDRTGAHVHRIHRLTGPEVLTNAQQVAVIAEAVGRPVRIERISEEEAAEAMAGPHFPLAAARELVGLFGSTVDAPAFPVTDTVERVTGRPARTFAQWARDHAADFS
- a CDS encoding type VII secretion target, which codes for MSGQFGVEPTALTDLADKFDLQATDLDGPIRSFAATSAEVGEAFGILGACDGAMEKYQTLLSSTIKALGQLPQVLNSDADRLRINASQYAEADQAAVGHLQAVPRYQAV